A stretch of DNA from Virgibacillus proomii:
TAGCATTTATGTTGTGCCATGAACAAGTGCTAGTACAAGTCCAATGGAAACAAATAAATGCTGGTAAATACAAGTAGTATTTTTATTCTGCCTGAACGTAGAGCCTTTTGTGATCTTTTAGGCAATTTCCGAGAAGCCCCATAACTTCAACCCCGCCAAAAGCATAAAATGCATAAATCAGTGATTCCCAAAACCCTGCTGCTCCTTTTGAAAAGAAACCTTTATCTTTTTCTAGTGACGTTACTACCTCTGCACCATTCATCCAATCTTTTATTATTAAGAAACCAGCTACCAAGATAAACATGCAGATCGCAGCTGTTTTCATCACTCCAAGAAACCCTTCTATTTTTCCAAATCCGTTCACTCCTGTTAATATTAGTTAGATACAAATGAAATGATAGCATGACAAATCGTATCCTTTCTTTGTCAATTTTCTTACCCTCTCCAGGGTAACTGGATTTATGAGGAAAGAGTCTCATGAAAAAGTTTGTCCTTTCGCACATAAAAATTATTGAACTGGAAAATATAGAGAATGAATATTAAAACTAGGAGGAATCCATTATGCAACAGATGAATCAACCAGGAAATCAGAAACAGCCTGAGAATATGCCCCAACAGCAAGGAATGCCTCATATCGGAGGACACGAAGTATTTGATGCACACGAAGTCATTTCAGGTGTTATTAGCATGCTTGACCACTATCAATTGTATGAGCAGCATATTCAAGACCCAGAATTAATGGACATTTTAAAGCGACAAACAGCTTTTGTTACCCAGACTTACAATACAATTGTTGAAACGTTCAAAACAGGAAAAGACCCTTCGGTACCGACCCAAACTTATAAAATGCAGCAAGACAATGACGCCATTTTTGGAATGAAACCTGGTCAGCCAAAAAAGCCTAATACTTCTGTGAACGAAATCTCGGACCAAGGAATTTCAAGTTATATGTTAGGACACGCAAAATCGCTATCTCCTCTCATGGCGATGGCAGCTACAGAAATGACAAATCCTGTACTGCGCCGTGTTGTTGCCGATAGTGTTCCCAACTTTATTGAAATGAGCTATGAAATTTTCCTTTATCAGAATAAGCATGGGTATTATCAGGTTGCACAACTAAACCAACAGGATATGCAGCAAATGCTAAATAGCTAT
This window harbors:
- a CDS encoding spore coat protein gives rise to the protein MQQMNQPGNQKQPENMPQQQGMPHIGGHEVFDAHEVISGVISMLDHYQLYEQHIQDPELMDILKRQTAFVTQTYNTIVETFKTGKDPSVPTQTYKMQQDNDAIFGMKPGQPKKPNTSVNEISDQGISSYMLGHAKSLSPLMAMAATEMTNPVLRRVVADSVPNFIEMSYEIFLYQNKHGYYQVAQLNQQDMQQMLNSYTTVQQGNQLH